In Solimonas sp. K1W22B-7, the DNA window ATCGATTCCGGGAGAATGCAGGAGTGGGTCAAGCCCATTGCCGCGGCAGCGATGCAGATAGGGTTTGATGCGGCTCGCTAGCCGCCGGCGGCGTCGCGCAAGGCCCGGTGATTGAAAAGCGCTGCCTTTGGGCGCAATCTGGAAATCCGCGTCAAACGGGAGAACCACCATGGCCTACGTCGACTGGCATATGCAGGGGATGCAGATCTCCAACTGCAACTGCGATCTCGGGTGCCCCTGCCAGTTCAACTCGCTGCCCACGCATGGCAACTGCCGCGCCTTCGTGTTCATCCAGATCGACAAGGGCCACTTCGGCGACGTGCCGCTGGACGGGCTGCGCTGGGGCGGCTTCTACGAATGGCCCGGCCCCATCCACCTCGGCAACGGCAGGGCCATGCCGATCATCGACGAGCGTGCCGACGCGAAGCAGCGCGCCGCCCTTGAAGCAGTGGCCTACGGCAAGGAAACCGAACCGGGCTCGCTGATCACGCAGGTCTTCAGCACCACCCTGAGCAGCGCGCTGCCCACCCAGTTCAGGCCGATCGACCTGAAGATCGACCAGAAGGCCGGCACCGCCCAGGTCAGCATCCAGGGCCTGATCGACGCGCATGCCGAGCCGATCAAGAACCCCATCACCGGCGCGCCGCATCGCGCCACCGTCAGCCTGCCCACCGGCTTCGAGTACACCGAGGCGGAGTTCATCTCCGGGACCGCCAGGACCACCGGCGAGATCAAGCTCGAGTTCAACGGCACGCACGCGCACATCGCCAAGGTCAACTGGAGCACCCACGGCCTCGTGCGCTGATCGCCGGGCCGCTGCGTGAGGCCGGCCGGTCTCGACATCGACACCCCGCTGGAGTCCGTCCTCAAGCGCGACCGGGCCATCGTGCTCGCCGGGCTCATCGCCGCCGCCGCCCTCTCCTGGCTGTACCTGGTGCTGGCTTCGCACGACATGTACGGCGCCATGGACGGCATGTCCGCGTGGATGATGACCGCCGCCTGGGACACCGAGTACAGCCTGCTGATCTTCGGCATGTGGACCGTCATGATGGTCGGCATGATGTTGCCCAGCGCCGCGCCCGCGATCCTGCTCTACAGCCGCATCCAGCGCAGCAGCGGCCAGGCCACCGCGGTGACGCGCAGCTACGCCTTCATGGGCGGCTACCTGCTCGCCTGGACCGCCTTCAGCGCGCTGGCCACCCTGCTGCAGGGCCTGCTCGCCGCGGCCAGCCTGCTGTCGCCGATGATGGACAGCGCCCGCCCGTGGTTCAGCGCCAGCCTGCTGATCGCCGCCGCCCTCTACCAGCTCACGCCGCTCAAGCAGACCTGCCTCGACAGCTGCCGTTCCCCGGTCGATTTCCTCACCCGGCACTGGCGCCCGGGGCTCGGCGGCGCCGTCCGCCTCGGCATGCATCACGGCTTGTACTGCGTCGGTTGCTGCTGGGCCCTGATGCTGCTGCTGTTCGCCGGCGGCGTCATGAGCCTGCTCTGGATCGGCGCCATCACCGTCTACGTGCTCGCCGAAAAGCTCGCACCCCAGGGAGCGCACAGCAGCCGCTGGAGCGGCGTGCTGCTGTTGCTGGCCGGCGCCTGGTTGCTGGTGAAGAGCGCCTGAAGCTGCAGCAGGGCGAGCCCTCGACCCGGACGCGGCTTTTCCTGCTCATGGAAACAGCGGCCGGAGTTGTAGGAGCGAGCTTGCTCGCGACAAGCTCGTTATCCCGAGCAAGTGCTGTTGCTGGCCGGCACCTGGCTACTGTTCAAGCGCCGAAACGCAGGACACCCACCGCCTCTGCTCCCTCGGCGGCGCACTGGACCGTGTGCGCAGCGGCGAGAAGCCCGGTGAGACGGGCGAACAGAAGCTCGCGGTGACACCGCAACTCCTGCTCGACGTGGACGCCATCACCGGCATGAAAGGCGACGCCAGGCTGGTGATCCAGCGCGCCCAATGGCGTGACGGGCAGGGCGGCGCAGACTCCGGGCGCGTCTGGCAGATCAACCTGCGCTGGCGCTTCTGAGCAGGGGCAGGGCCTCGCCACTGGCCCTGCCGAAGCAAAGAGAGCGTCGTAGATTCCATTGGCGTCCGAAACATGACACCTGAATCATGTCTCTGTTTCTTCGTTGGAGAAGGGCGGGTTCCGAAGGACAACAAGTGGTTGCCGAGTATCTGTTTGCCGTGCTTTATTTCGCCTATGCAGCACATTCGGCAAGCCTCGTCCCGAGGAAACTTTCCGACTGCAACGGTCTGTTCGGCAGGTGAGGGTACGAGGCGTATATGAATACTAAAAAAAATGTGAGCTACAAATGGATTTCGAAATGCATTCGGCGGCCATGCCGTTCTTATCTCCGCGCGCTTCTACTCGCCCCGCTACTCCTTCCTTCCACCAGTTTCGCTGCACCTCCAATCGTAGCGCCTGCAGTGATTGCACCTCCCAGGCCGGCGAGCGGACAATCGGAATCTGCCGGGTCTTACTATTCAGTTTTGAGCGCTCTGCAGAAAGATGTGTCTGGGTTCCCCCCGCCTGCGGAGTACGTAGTCAACGGGAGCCAGAATGTCAGCACCAACTTGATTGCCGCAAGGCGTATTGTTTTTCTGCCGAATGC includes these proteins:
- a CDS encoding DUF2182 domain-containing protein, whose protein sequence is MRPAGLDIDTPLESVLKRDRAIVLAGLIAAAALSWLYLVLASHDMYGAMDGMSAWMMTAAWDTEYSLLIFGMWTVMMVGMMLPSAAPAILLYSRIQRSSGQATAVTRSYAFMGGYLLAWTAFSALATLLQGLLAAASLLSPMMDSARPWFSASLLIAAALYQLTPLKQTCLDSCRSPVDFLTRHWRPGLGGAVRLGMHHGLYCVGCCWALMLLLFAGGVMSLLWIGAITVYVLAEKLAPQGAHSSRWSGVLLLLAGAWLLVKSA
- a CDS encoding DUF1326 domain-containing protein, which codes for MAYVDWHMQGMQISNCNCDLGCPCQFNSLPTHGNCRAFVFIQIDKGHFGDVPLDGLRWGGFYEWPGPIHLGNGRAMPIIDERADAKQRAALEAVAYGKETEPGSLITQVFSTTLSSALPTQFRPIDLKIDQKAGTAQVSIQGLIDAHAEPIKNPITGAPHRATVSLPTGFEYTEAEFISGTARTTGEIKLEFNGTHAHIAKVNWSTHGLVR